In Thermoanaerobaculia bacterium, the sequence TCGCGGCTCGTCGATCCGCGACGGCCGGGCGCCCGGTCCGACTCGCGACTCGAAGTCGGCGCCCGCGGCCGGGATGCGCGGTCCGCGCTACAATCGCGATCGATGACTTTCGAGGCGGCGACATGTCCGGTGTGCGGCGGAACCGGGTGGACCTTCGCGAGCGCCGACGGAGAAAAGATCGCGCGGGAGTGCGGGTGCCGGAAGGAGGAGTCGCGCCGGCGGCGCTTCCGCGCGGCGCAGGTTCCGGAGCGATACCGCGACTGCTCGTTCTCCGATTTCAACGACACGAACCTCGCGCTGAAGAAAGCCAAGGCGGTCGCCCAGGAGTTCGCCGCCGCCTACCCGGTCGTCGAGGCCGGGCTCCTCTTCCTCGGGCCCGCCGGAAACGGCAAGACTCACCTGGCGATCGCGATCCTCAACGAGATCACCCGGACCAAGGGACGGCGCGCGCTCTACGTGAACTTCTCCGACCTCCTGATGAAGATCCAGTCGACCTTCAAGAGCGACGCGCCGGAGACGAAGGAGGACGTGATCACTCCCTACGCCGAAACCGAGCTCCTCGTCCTCGACGAGCTGGGGGCGACGAAGCCGTCCGATTTCGCGCGCGACATGCTCTACGCGCTGCTGAACACCCGTTACAACCACAAGCGGATCACGATCGCGACGTCCAACTACATGGATGATCTCGCCGCCGGATCACGCGAGAAGCTGGAGGACCGGATCGGGTACACCCTCCGGAGCCGCCTCCACGAGATGTGCCAGACCGTGAAGATCCAGAGCGACGACTTCCGCGAGAAAGTGAAGCGGGCGGATTTCCACGCGCGGTACTAGCCACGTTCGCGCGCTGCCCGATCCTCTCGCCGGGAAGCCGCTACCGTCGGGGCGAGGACGGGGCGACGACCCGGAGTCGATGAGGTCTTGACGACGATTTCCTTCTCCGCCGAGGCGGGGGCCCTGCGTCCCTCGCCGATCCGGCGGTTCGCGTCGCTCATCAACGACCCGACCGTCATTTCGTTCGCGGGCGGCGTCCCGAACCCCGCGACCTTCCCCGCGGAAGCCCTCGCGCAGGCGGCATCCCGGGCGATCCGGGATCGGCGCGACGATGCGCTCCAGTACGGCCCGACGGCGGGCTTCCCGGCGCTCCGCGAGCGCATCGCCGCTCGCCTGGCGGCGGGCGGGCTTCCGGCGGAAACGGGGGACGTGCACCTCACGACCGGCTCCCAGCAGGCGCTCGATCTCCTCGCCCGCATTCTCGTCGATCCCGGAGACGGGGTCGTCGTGGAGAGTCCCGCCTACGTCGGCGCGCTCGCGTGCTTCCGGGCGCGGAGGGCCCGGTTCCTCGCGGCGACGCGGGACGACTCCCGCCTCGACGTGGCGTCGCTGCGCGAAAGGGTCCGCGCCCTCCGCGCCGCGGGCGGGGCGGTCCGGGTCCTCTACACGATCCCCAATTTCCAGAACCCGTCCGGATGGACGCTTTCCGCCCCCGCGCGGGAGGAGCTCCTCGCGTGCGCGGCGGAGCTCGATCTCTTCGTGGTCGAGGACGACCCGTACGGCGAGGTTCACTTCGGCCCGCCGCCCCCCTCGCCGCTCGCCGCGCTCGATCCGGGGCGCGTCGCGTATCTCGGAAGCTTCTCGAAGACGCTTTCCGCCGGACTGCGCACGGGCTTCATCCGCGCGCCCCGGGAGATCCTCGCGAAGATGGAGCTCGCCAAGCAGGCGGCGGACCTCTGTTCCTCGAGCCTCGACCAGTGGACGCTCGCCCTCTATTTCGAGGAGAACGACTACGACGCCCATCTCTCCGGCGTGCGCGCGTTCTACGCGGAGCAGAGGACGGCGCTCCTCGACGCGATCGCGGCGGAATGGCCTGCCGAGGTCGCCGTCTCCCGTCCCGACGGCGGCCTGTTCTGCTGGGCGAGGATGCCCGGCGGACGCGACGCGGCGGCGCTCCTCGCC encodes:
- a CDS encoding ATP-binding protein, giving the protein MTFEAATCPVCGGTGWTFASADGEKIARECGCRKEESRRRRFRAAQVPERYRDCSFSDFNDTNLALKKAKAVAQEFAAAYPVVEAGLLFLGPAGNGKTHLAIAILNEITRTKGRRALYVNFSDLLMKIQSTFKSDAPETKEDVITPYAETELLVLDELGATKPSDFARDMLYALLNTRYNHKRITIATSNYMDDLAAGSREKLEDRIGYTLRSRLHEMCQTVKIQSDDFREKVKRADFHARY
- a CDS encoding PLP-dependent aminotransferase family protein → MTTISFSAEAGALRPSPIRRFASLINDPTVISFAGGVPNPATFPAEALAQAASRAIRDRRDDALQYGPTAGFPALRERIAARLAAGGLPAETGDVHLTTGSQQALDLLARILVDPGDGVVVESPAYVGALACFRARRARFLAATRDDSRLDVASLRERVRALRAAGGAVRVLYTIPNFQNPSGWTLSAPAREELLACAAELDLFVVEDDPYGEVHFGPPPPSPLAALDPGRVAYLGSFSKTLSAGLRTGFIRAPREILAKMELAKQAADLCSSSLDQWTLALYFEENDYDAHLSGVRAFYAEQRTALLDAIAAEWPAEVAVSRPDGGLFCWARMPGGRDAAALLARALERRVAFIPGDAFFADSDEPPRHFLRLTFAKESPERMREGARRLGELLREDA